From a region of the Synergistaceae bacterium genome:
- a CDS encoding ATP-dependent metallopeptidase FtsH/Yme1/Tma family protein — MGRLVKNLGLYLIMIVLVVSIVNVFLSPTQGPQQVQEIGYSTFLSEVAAGKVSSVLVRENSIAGKFSDGKEFVSYVVGVGDLAKELAGKGVAVEVEPPQRTPWWANMLSSLFPTLLLIGVWVFFLYNMQGGGGKVMNFAKSKAKLFLDNRPKVTFDDVAGCDESKEELSEVVYYLRDPSRFTALGAKVPRGVLLLGPPGTGKTLLARACAGEADVPFFSVSGSDFVEMFVGVGAARVRDLFEQARKYQPCIIFIDEMDAVGRHRGAGLGGGHDEREQTLNQLLVELDGFDESTGIILLAATNRPDILDPALLRPGRFDRHIVVDRPDVKGREAILEVHAREKKLAEDVDLAVLARRTPGFVGADLANLVNEAALLAARGGGKEVAMKDFEEGIDRVIAGPERKSRLVSDKEKLIIAYHETGHALVAKRIPSCDPVHKISIIPRGHMALGYTLQLPEEDRFLMSKNELLDKICVLFGGRVAEELKFGDVTTGAGNDLERATQIARQMVTEFGMSEKLGLVKLGRKHSEVFLGRDIGEDRNYSDAIAYAIDQEVKAIIDSCYEKVRSILIENSEEMDMIAEALLEREILEGKELDELLGNSDSDGEDDSVEEKDEREEGSLSEGDEEERDDESSGEGHEEKKDDDSYSDGEEPSAQEPQEPAEQEEEAE; from the coding sequence TTGGGCCGATTAGTAAAAAACTTGGGTTTGTACCTCATAATGATAGTGCTGGTAGTCAGCATCGTAAACGTGTTTTTATCCCCGACCCAGGGACCGCAGCAGGTCCAGGAGATAGGATACAGCACATTTCTATCCGAGGTTGCGGCCGGCAAGGTCTCAAGCGTCTTGGTGCGCGAGAACTCGATCGCCGGCAAGTTCTCCGACGGAAAGGAGTTCGTCTCGTACGTCGTCGGAGTAGGCGACCTCGCCAAGGAGTTGGCCGGGAAGGGCGTGGCAGTGGAGGTCGAACCGCCTCAACGGACGCCCTGGTGGGCCAACATGCTCTCGTCGCTCTTTCCGACCCTGCTTCTCATAGGGGTATGGGTTTTCTTCCTCTACAACATGCAGGGGGGCGGGGGCAAGGTCATGAACTTCGCCAAGAGCAAGGCGAAACTCTTCCTGGACAACAGGCCGAAGGTGACCTTCGATGACGTGGCGGGCTGCGACGAGTCCAAGGAGGAGCTCTCCGAGGTCGTCTACTACCTTCGCGACCCGTCAAGGTTCACCGCCCTAGGTGCAAAGGTCCCGAGGGGCGTGCTGCTGCTCGGGCCCCCGGGCACGGGCAAGACTCTGCTCGCGCGCGCCTGCGCGGGGGAGGCCGACGTGCCGTTCTTCAGCGTCAGCGGCTCGGACTTCGTGGAGATGTTCGTAGGAGTGGGGGCCGCTAGGGTGCGGGACCTGTTCGAGCAGGCCAGGAAGTACCAGCCCTGCATAATCTTTATAGACGAGATGGACGCCGTCGGCCGCCACAGGGGCGCCGGGCTGGGCGGAGGACACGACGAGCGGGAGCAGACTCTCAACCAGCTGCTGGTGGAGCTCGACGGGTTCGACGAGTCCACCGGAATAATTCTGCTGGCCGCCACGAACAGGCCGGACATCCTAGACCCGGCGCTGCTGCGCCCCGGTCGCTTCGACAGGCATATAGTAGTGGACAGGCCCGACGTCAAGGGGCGGGAGGCAATACTGGAGGTCCACGCCCGCGAGAAGAAGCTTGCCGAAGACGTCGACCTTGCCGTATTGGCACGACGTACCCCTGGCTTCGTTGGGGCCGACCTTGCCAACCTGGTCAACGAGGCGGCCCTGCTCGCGGCCCGCGGAGGCGGGAAGGAGGTCGCCATGAAGGACTTCGAGGAGGGGATAGACAGGGTGATAGCCGGCCCTGAGAGAAAGAGCCGTCTTGTAAGCGATAAGGAGAAGCTTATCATCGCTTATCACGAGACAGGGCACGCCCTCGTCGCGAAGCGCATACCCTCGTGCGACCCGGTTCACAAGATATCCATCATCCCAAGAGGGCACATGGCCCTGGGCTACACACTCCAGCTGCCCGAGGAGGACAGGTTCCTGATGTCCAAAAACGAACTGCTCGACAAGATCTGCGTGCTGTTCGGAGGTCGCGTGGCGGAAGAGCTGAAGTTCGGCGATGTAACCACCGGTGCCGGCAACGACCTGGAGAGGGCCACCCAGATAGCGCGTCAGATGGTCACAGAGTTCGGAATGAGCGAGAAACTTGGCCTTGTAAAACTAGGGCGCAAGCACAGCGAAGTCTTCCTCGGCAGGGATATCGGAGAGGACAGAAACTATAGCGACGCCATAGCCTACGCCATCGACCAGGAGGTCAAGGCGATAATAGACAGCTGCTATGAGAAGGTGCGCAGCATACTGATAGAGAACTCCGAGGAGATGGACATGATCGCCGAGGCCCTGCTGGAAAGGGAGATCCTCGAGGGCAAGGAGCTCGATGAGCTGCTCGGAAACAGCGATTCCGACGGGGAAGATGACTCCGTCGAAGAGAAAGACGAGAGAGAAGAGGGCAGCTTGAGCGAGGGCGACGAGGAAGAGAGAGATGACGAGAGCTCGGGTGAGGGCCACGAAGAAAAGAAAGATGACGATAGCTACAGCGACGGCGAAGAGCCGTCGGCACAGGAGCCACAGGAGCCTGCTGAACAGGAAGAAGAGGCCGAATAG
- a CDS encoding HD domain-containing protein — protein MSSAVFIETERLFEEEGVLAGEILSSSGTLLFPAGLDLESLRAAHPDAIEQLKRHGIEKVLVKKHEPITEEEFRRLISNLSPPVVRMNPLLARVLAHQMSVIYTNASNREVRERGIRSLYSIGEHLSSEVRRIPQITLSLGEDAERKFEEVLHGVNVAVLAGFIAKKLFPSWPELAKSVTIGALFHDIGKAFISPAGGGLDRADGAYRAHPLLGEALLRDSGIKNHDILSFVRSHHESWDGGGFPDGLSGESIPVGARIVAVANAFINLMVSGEEGGRRSDRAISSVIATTLGRFDRYIVRTLLAAVGLYPAGSVVELSDGRSGVVLETRERDLIRPKILLMSGLARNREREPAIVDLRKDAALSIIRATGDYGAMPLPPLAAGEERASMLFRKHRPPTVLNPR, from the coding sequence ATGAGCTCAGCGGTGTTCATAGAGACAGAGAGGCTTTTTGAAGAAGAGGGAGTGTTGGCCGGGGAGATACTATCCTCCTCGGGGACTCTTTTGTTTCCCGCCGGGCTTGACCTGGAGTCCCTTCGCGCGGCCCATCCCGACGCCATTGAACAATTGAAGAGGCACGGCATCGAAAAGGTGCTCGTGAAAAAGCATGAACCCATAACGGAGGAGGAGTTCCGCAGGCTCATCTCGAATCTCTCTCCCCCCGTAGTCCGAATGAATCCCCTGCTGGCGAGGGTCCTGGCCCACCAGATGAGCGTCATCTACACCAACGCGAGCAACAGGGAGGTCAGGGAGAGAGGTATCAGGTCGCTCTACTCGATTGGCGAGCATCTCTCCTCCGAGGTCCGCCGGATCCCGCAGATAACCCTCTCCCTCGGAGAGGATGCCGAGCGCAAGTTCGAAGAGGTCCTGCACGGGGTGAATGTCGCGGTGCTGGCCGGGTTCATAGCAAAAAAACTCTTCCCGTCCTGGCCTGAGCTGGCCAAATCCGTGACGATCGGGGCGCTGTTTCACGATATAGGAAAGGCCTTCATCTCCCCGGCAGGAGGGGGGCTCGATAGGGCGGACGGGGCCTATCGCGCTCATCCTCTTCTTGGAGAGGCCCTGTTAAGGGACTCGGGGATAAAGAATCATGATATCCTTTCTTTCGTGAGGTCTCATCACGAGTCCTGGGACGGCGGCGGATTCCCGGACGGCCTCTCCGGAGAGAGCATCCCGGTGGGAGCGAGAATAGTAGCCGTGGCCAACGCCTTCATCAACCTGATGGTCTCCGGAGAGGAGGGCGGGAGAAGGTCGGATCGCGCCATCTCCTCCGTCATAGCGACGACCCTGGGGAGGTTCGACAGGTACATTGTGAGGACGCTGCTCGCAGCGGTCGGGCTGTATCCGGCGGGATCGGTGGTGGAGCTTAGCGACGGCAGGAGCGGAGTCGTTCTCGAGACACGGGAGAGAGACCTGATCCGCCCGAAGATCCTTCTTATGAGCGGACTTGCGAGAAACAGGGAGAGGGAGCCGGCGATCGTGGACCTGCGAAAGGATGCCGCGTTGAGCATTATCCGAGCGACAGGTGACTACGGCGCCATGCCTCTTCCACCCCTCGCGGCGGGAGAGGAGAGGGCGAGCATGCTTTTCAGGAAACACCGCCCGCCGACGGTCCTCAACCCCAGATAA
- the hpt gene encoding hypoxanthine phosphoribosyltransferase — protein MDYKLTGLLLSEDALSERVREIGARIGRDYAGKELVVIGILKGAVVFLSDLIRAIPDTVDISLDFMAVSSYGDSTRTRGIVKIVKDLDGSIEDKDVLIVEDIVDTGLTLSYLIKLMKERRPRSVRVCALLDKEERREVRVDVDYRGFSIPDEFVVGYGLDYGGKWRHLPAIHIVTRE, from the coding sequence ATGGATTACAAACTCACCGGTCTATTGCTGTCGGAAGATGCTCTCTCGGAAAGGGTCCGGGAGATCGGCGCCCGGATAGGCAGGGACTACGCCGGCAAGGAGCTTGTCGTGATCGGCATTCTGAAGGGCGCCGTGGTCTTCCTGTCCGATCTTATCCGCGCCATCCCGGACACCGTCGATATCTCGCTTGACTTCATGGCGGTCTCGTCCTACGGCGATTCGACAAGAACCCGTGGCATAGTAAAGATAGTCAAGGACCTCGATGGCAGCATCGAGGACAAGGATGTCCTGATAGTGGAGGATATCGTCGATACAGGGCTCACTCTTTCATACCTGATTAAGCTGATGAAGGAGCGTCGCCCGAGAAGCGTGCGCGTCTGCGCTCTTCTCGACAAGGAGGAGCGGCGGGAGGTCAGGGTGGACGTCGATTATAGAGGCTTTTCCATCCCGGACGAGTTCGTGGTGGGTTATGGTCTTGACTATGGTGGAAAATGGCGCCATCTGCCTGCAATTCATATAGTCACCCGGGAATGA
- the uvrB gene encoding excinuclease ABC subunit UvrB: MERKFELKSDWGPSGDQPQAIEALIDGVNEGLRYQTLMGVTGSGKTFTVANVIQSVQRPVLVLAHNKTLAAQLYSEFKAFFPRNAVHYFVSYYDYYQPEAYVPATDTYIEKDASVNERIERLRLAATKALIERRDVIVVASVSCIYGLGLKEAYESVIFPFSVGESWDRRDFLEKLLENYYDRNDMVLEPGKFRARGDIVEVFPAYEESALRISFFDSEIERIDEFDPVSGRTIESLDRASVFPAQHYVTDRDAISKSAGPIQEEMEEQVAWFESQGRLLEAQRLRMRTMYDLEMLREVGYCSGIENYSRYLDGRSPGEPPGTMIDFFPEDFLLIVDESHITLPQVRGMYNGDRSRKLVLVENGFRLPSCLDNRPLEWTEFEGHIHQAICVTATPGDYEMSVSGKVVEQVIRPTGVVDPEVEVRPARNQVDDLISRLREIEKSGGRAIVTTLTKKSSEDLAEYLAELRMKARYIHSELNAFERAELIRDLRSGEISTLVGINLLREGMDLPEVELVAILDADREGFLRSYRSLIQMMGRAARNTCGKVVLYADEVTESIKKTVDETVRRRDLQTRYNEEHGITPATIRKEIVSLLPEELMDGSLHTPSKKDGVGAETLRELSFQEMEQLMWKAVERLDFEKAAQIRDALASFEGKEFKRVAVDTNKRSKRAQFKRHRR; this comes from the coding sequence ATGGAGAGGAAATTTGAACTCAAGTCCGACTGGGGCCCCTCGGGGGACCAGCCCCAGGCGATAGAAGCGCTTATAGACGGAGTGAATGAAGGGCTGAGATACCAGACCCTTATGGGCGTCACCGGGAGCGGTAAGACCTTCACGGTAGCCAACGTCATCCAGTCCGTGCAGCGCCCGGTGCTGGTGCTCGCACACAACAAGACATTGGCCGCACAGCTTTACAGCGAGTTCAAGGCGTTCTTCCCGAGGAACGCCGTGCACTACTTCGTCAGCTACTACGACTACTACCAGCCGGAGGCATACGTCCCGGCTACGGACACCTACATAGAGAAGGACGCGTCCGTGAACGAGAGGATCGAGAGATTGCGGCTGGCCGCGACGAAGGCCCTCATCGAGAGGCGCGACGTGATTGTCGTGGCGAGCGTGTCATGCATCTACGGCCTGGGGTTGAAGGAGGCGTACGAGAGCGTCATCTTTCCCTTCTCGGTGGGGGAGAGCTGGGACCGCAGGGACTTTCTCGAAAAACTCCTGGAAAACTACTACGACAGGAACGACATGGTGCTGGAGCCCGGAAAATTCAGGGCCAGGGGTGACATAGTGGAGGTCTTTCCCGCTTACGAGGAGAGCGCTCTCAGGATCTCCTTCTTCGACTCGGAGATAGAGCGCATCGACGAGTTCGACCCGGTATCGGGCAGGACGATAGAGAGTTTGGATCGGGCCTCTGTCTTCCCGGCGCAGCACTACGTCACGGACAGGGATGCGATCTCGAAGTCCGCGGGTCCCATACAGGAGGAGATGGAGGAGCAGGTCGCGTGGTTCGAGAGCCAGGGCAGGCTGCTTGAGGCGCAGCGCCTGCGAATGAGGACCATGTACGACCTCGAGATGCTGCGCGAGGTCGGGTACTGCTCGGGAATCGAGAACTACTCCCGCTACCTGGACGGCAGAAGCCCTGGCGAGCCTCCCGGCACGATGATAGACTTCTTCCCCGAGGACTTCCTGCTTATTGTAGACGAGTCTCACATCACCCTGCCGCAGGTCCGGGGGATGTACAACGGCGACAGGTCGAGAAAGCTTGTCCTAGTCGAGAACGGGTTCCGCCTGCCATCCTGCCTGGACAACCGGCCGCTTGAGTGGACGGAGTTCGAGGGTCACATCCACCAGGCGATATGTGTCACCGCGACCCCAGGCGACTACGAGATGTCTGTGTCGGGCAAGGTCGTAGAGCAGGTGATCCGACCGACCGGAGTGGTCGACCCGGAGGTGGAGGTAAGGCCCGCGCGGAACCAGGTGGACGACCTCATCTCAAGGCTGAGGGAGATAGAGAAGAGCGGCGGCCGAGCGATTGTCACCACCCTCACCAAGAAGTCCTCCGAGGACCTGGCGGAATACCTCGCGGAGCTTCGGATGAAGGCCCGCTACATCCACTCGGAGCTTAACGCCTTCGAGAGGGCGGAACTGATAAGAGACCTGAGAAGCGGAGAGATCTCTACCCTGGTCGGGATAAATTTGCTCAGGGAGGGGATGGACCTCCCCGAGGTCGAGCTGGTCGCCATCCTGGACGCGGACAGGGAAGGCTTTCTGCGGTCATACAGGTCCCTGATCCAGATGATGGGGCGCGCTGCGAGGAACACCTGCGGCAAGGTAGTGCTATACGCCGACGAGGTCACTGAAAGCATAAAAAAGACCGTCGACGAGACGGTGCGCAGGCGAGACCTGCAGACCAGGTACAACGAGGAGCACGGCATAACGCCCGCCACTATCCGCAAGGAGATAGTAAGCCTTCTCCCCGAGGAGCTTATGGACGGATCGTTGCATACCCCTTCCAAAAAGGACGGAGTCGGGGCCGAGACGTTGAGAGAGCTCTCCTTCCAGGAGATGGAACAGCTGATGTGGAAGGCGGTCGAGAGGCTCGATTTTGAGAAGGCGGCCCAAATAAGGGACGCCCTCGCGTCGTTCGAAGGGAAGGAATTTAAACGTGTTGCAGTGGATACGAATAAAAGGAGCAAGAGAGCACAATTTAAAAGACATAGACGTTGA
- the tilS gene encoding tRNA lysidine(34) synthetase TilS, with product MVLQRTGKGHRAVPYSHSAERLKKVFREIGVEQGWWKSELPIVLAVSGGVDSMALFWFFHTLWKGRIAIAHLNHGIRGESADKDQAFVGEIAKLHDAPLITESLPVPSLLRRGESLEDGARRIRYEFLKRAMTSAGACGVALAHTSDDSVESFLMNLFRGTGPRGLAGIPERRGPFFRPLLSFQKSFLRELLQYHCLPWREDLTNLDDQHTRNRVRNRLIPMLEREFNPRVKEAILGTAQDMKSLRREEERLQSVLLPLLRREIPFAAYACSLSSLRSLEERELRAFFRGVGMGLGLRVLSRERTENLCLLTRRSASWCFQWQGDISLFCSSDLVVWISPDILSLNSGTEPTTLRLEGETGGFSFGKWRFNWAREQAPNCVNGVMGAIFPPIDEVEVLPLSRLDEKPGDGSVPEWARPLFTVLRSGDSVWIPFWGGGNANEDSRGGVRFSAVASAVS from the coding sequence ATGGTTCTACAGAGAACGGGCAAGGGGCATAGGGCCGTTCCTTACTCTCATTCCGCGGAGCGTCTGAAAAAAGTATTTCGGGAGATCGGCGTGGAACAGGGATGGTGGAAGTCGGAACTTCCCATCGTACTGGCCGTATCCGGTGGAGTGGACTCCATGGCGCTCTTCTGGTTCTTCCACACTCTGTGGAAGGGGCGGATCGCGATCGCGCACCTGAACCACGGCATCAGGGGCGAAAGCGCGGACAAAGACCAGGCCTTCGTGGGCGAGATCGCAAAGCTTCACGACGCGCCTCTTATAACGGAAAGCCTGCCTGTCCCGTCCTTGCTTCGTCGTGGAGAGTCCCTCGAGGACGGCGCTCGCCGCATCCGCTACGAGTTTCTCAAGAGGGCCATGACCTCCGCCGGGGCATGTGGAGTCGCGCTCGCTCACACGTCGGACGACTCCGTGGAATCTTTCCTGATGAACCTCTTCCGTGGAACCGGCCCCCGGGGACTTGCCGGCATACCCGAACGAAGAGGCCCCTTCTTTCGTCCTCTTCTCTCCTTCCAGAAGTCATTCCTCAGAGAGCTGCTTCAGTATCACTGCCTCCCCTGGAGGGAGGACCTTACGAATCTCGACGACCAGCACACCAGGAACCGCGTTCGCAACAGGCTGATACCCATGTTAGAGAGGGAATTCAACCCGCGCGTGAAAGAGGCGATACTTGGAACGGCGCAGGATATGAAGTCTCTGCGACGGGAGGAGGAAAGGCTCCAGTCGGTCCTGCTTCCCCTGCTGCGGAGGGAGATCCCCTTTGCCGCCTACGCCTGTTCGCTCTCTTCCCTTCGCTCTCTCGAAGAAAGAGAGCTGCGCGCCTTCTTCAGGGGCGTCGGCATGGGCCTCGGGCTGAGGGTCCTGTCGCGCGAGAGGACGGAGAACCTGTGCCTGCTGACCCGTCGTTCCGCCTCATGGTGTTTTCAATGGCAGGGAGATATTTCCCTTTTCTGTAGTTCTGACCTTGTTGTGTGGATCAGTCCTGATATACTATCTTTGAACAGTGGAACCGAACCGACGACTTTGCGTCTTGAAGGCGAAACGGGCGGATTTTCTTTCGGAAAGTGGCGATTCAATTGGGCAAGGGAACAAGCGCCGAATTGCGTCAACGGCGTCATGGGAGCGATATTCCCGCCTATTGACGAGGTTGAGGTTCTGCCTCTCTCTCGCCTCGACGAGAAGCCGGGGGACGGATCCGTTCCGGAATGGGCCCGTCCTCTTTTCACTGTGTTGCGCTCGGGTGATTCCGTTTGGATCCCTTTCTGGGGCGGCGGAAACGCAAACGAGGACTCCCGCGGGGGTGTTCGCTTCTCCGCGGTTGCCTCGGCTGTTTCATGA
- a CDS encoding aminotransferase class I/II-fold pyridoxal phosphate-dependent enzyme: MKKLFLETARDIPFNRYPDPDHGELREKLSSYCGFPAERIVLGNGGDELLWMIFTKYVGPRDVVLAFSPTFSEYHRLAGLFKADLQLIPADLDGDEPVFDYDSFIRAASETSPSLVLLDTPNNPTGLTHPASFIGKVVSLAEPTILVDEAYGEFARSTWLDSMKGEDLPKNVAVLKTMSKAWGLAGLRFGYAVCGERTASELSDVRAPFNVNSLTAAAAEIALEHRSLLFEGVRGITRLRDNFIQEVNSLDGWRAFLSDGNFVLIRAPVAWDRMASFLEGISLKRIFHPLHEAESRCLVRVSVGNGQEMDFVSQALLRIQKEVGCHD, translated from the coding sequence GTGAAAAAGTTATTCCTCGAGACGGCAAGAGATATTCCCTTCAACAGGTATCCCGATCCGGACCACGGCGAACTGAGAGAGAAACTGTCCTCCTACTGCGGGTTTCCGGCGGAGCGGATAGTCCTCGGCAACGGGGGGGACGAGCTGCTCTGGATGATCTTCACGAAGTACGTTGGGCCGAGGGACGTGGTCCTGGCCTTCTCCCCGACTTTTTCCGAGTATCACCGTCTCGCAGGACTGTTCAAGGCCGACCTGCAGCTCATCCCCGCCGATCTGGACGGAGATGAGCCGGTCTTCGACTACGACTCGTTCATCAGGGCCGCGTCTGAGACGAGTCCCTCCCTGGTGCTGTTGGACACTCCCAACAACCCCACCGGCCTTACGCACCCTGCTTCTTTTATCGGCAAAGTGGTCTCACTGGCTGAACCGACTATCCTCGTCGACGAGGCCTACGGGGAGTTCGCCCGAAGCACTTGGCTGGACTCCATGAAAGGCGAGGATCTGCCCAAGAACGTTGCGGTCCTCAAAACTATGTCGAAGGCGTGGGGACTTGCGGGGCTCAGGTTTGGCTACGCAGTGTGCGGAGAGAGAACCGCGTCTGAGCTCTCCGACGTCCGCGCCCCGTTCAATGTGAACTCCCTGACCGCGGCGGCGGCGGAGATCGCACTTGAACACCGATCCTTGCTGTTTGAAGGGGTTCGGGGGATCACCCGGCTTCGCGACAATTTCATCCAAGAGGTCAATTCCCTTGACGGCTGGAGGGCGTTCCTAAGCGACGGGAACTTCGTTCTAATACGAGCCCCCGTGGCATGGGACAGGATGGCGTCATTTCTCGAAGGCATCTCGCTCAAGCGAATCTTTCACCCTCTCCACGAGGCCGAATCCCGGTGCCTTGTCCGGGTGAGCGTCGGTAACGGGCAAGAGATGGACTTCGTATCGCAAGCGTTATTACGAATACAGAAGGAGGTTGGCTGTCATGACTGA